Sequence from the Eurosta solidaginis isolate ZX-2024a chromosome X, ASM4086904v1, whole genome shotgun sequence genome:
GCAATATTTACCAGCCTTGGCCAGGAGCAATGTGTCGTATATTTCTTTACATATTTATAAGTGATTGTTTATTGCGTATTTTATGCCAACTTGCACTGACCCAGCGTTGCTGTTACATGTTTCAACTAAATATCGCCGTTCAGGCTGGGACAGTctgttgtatacatatgtacatgtgcatAATTGTGGCCGTATGTATGTACGTTGATTTTGTGATTCTTTTACTAGGATTCTATGGTCTACCTACTTTGGCAAAATGATGTAAATACTTATATTCAAATATTTTGCTATTTCAGAAGCCGACAGCCGAACGCTTCTACACAAGAATAAAATCAATGGCAAGCAGTCTAGGACAAATAGAATGGATGTCATTAAAATGCAAAATGAGATACCTCAAGGCATCGTACGTTTCTGCTCTCGATTGGAAGAACAAGACGGGGTCTGGTTTGTTGGCCAGTGGTGACGAGTCTAGTGTGACagcatacatacaaaaaatatgccCAAATTTCGATATGCTTGCTGATATATTTGGGCAGCGCAAAAATGTAAGCCCGCCGTTTATTTTCGACAGCCAAATTGATACGCAAATGACAATCGACCATTCCTACTTAATTTCCTATGTCACAGACACAGAACCAGAACAGGACTACGTCTTTGAGCCTGTCGCCAGAAGCCAAACTAGTACTCCTGAGCCTCTTTGTCTTCAAAGTAGTGTTGATTTAACGCAACACAAGCAGAACAGAATGTGTAATGCAAAACCGGTCAATACACAACATAGCACTTTTGAGCATAAATTGCCACAAACCAGAACGTTATCACCgattcaacaac
This genomic interval carries:
- the LOC137234267 gene encoding uncharacterized protein, translated to MPTCTDPALLLHVSTKYRRSGWDSLLYTYVHVHNCGRMYKPTAERFYTRIKSMASSLGQIEWMSLKCKMRYLKASYVSALDWKNKTGSGLLASGDESSVTAYIQKICPNFDMLADIFGQRKNVSPPFIFDSQIDTQMTIDHSYLISYVTDTEPEQDYVFEPVARSQTSTPEPLCLQSSVDLTQHKQNRMCNAKPVNTQHSTFEHKLPQTRTLSPIQQQKNKRKKMPTTNTFNDLLLIQEKKLELEVQKLELEREREKNKVQLKELELKNQIELRKMELEIQKEEKLQIEKLKLESQERLKKYEIDCKLK